Proteins encoded within one genomic window of Enterococcus haemoperoxidus ATCC BAA-382:
- a CDS encoding FeoB-associated Cys-rich membrane protein: MATLILAVLIFGGAGYVVYSRFKKGKSCDDCHTTCPVKKEQGE; this comes from the coding sequence ATGGCAACTTTAATTTTAGCAGTATTGATTTTTGGTGGAGCTGGATACGTTGTCTATTCTCGATTTAAAAAAGGCAAGAGTTGTGACGATTGTCATACAACATGCCCTGTAAAGAAAGAACAAGGAGAGTAA